A region of Colletotrichum higginsianum IMI 349063 chromosome 10, whole genome shotgun sequence DNA encodes the following proteins:
- a CDS encoding Biphenyl-2,3-diol 1,2-dioxygenase 2, giving the protein MTSHSSQVDGLVKSPSKVGHVVFKTSNFRGMVDFYIKFLGCVVAFENEQLSILRFDDDDDHHRVAILYLPDLKPTDPQAVGLEHVAFSYSTLPDLLAAYQTHKSNGISPFWCVNHGPTTSMYYKDPDGNGVELLVDNFDTIREANEFMASRLFAENPIGTEFDPQDLVQRLELGESESSLKKRVEIGPRNALGC; this is encoded by the coding sequence ATGACCTCACATTCCAGCCAAGTAGACGGGCTTGTCAAAAGTCCATCGAAGGTGGGGCACGTTGTGTTCAAGACGAGCAACTTTCGCGGCATGGTAGACTTCTACATCAAGTTTCTGGGATGCGTCGTGGCCTTTGAGAATGAACAGCTCTCTATTCTTCGAtttgacgatgacgacgatcACCACCGGGTTGCCATCCTGTATCTTCCAGACCTCAAGCCCACCGACCCACAGGCAGTCGGGCTGGAACATGTCGCATTCTCTTATTCCACGCTACCAGACCTCCTCGCTGCTTATCAAACGCACAAGAGCAACGGCATCTCTCCATTCTGGTGTGTCAACCACGGTCCCACGACCAGCATGTACTACAAAGACCCCGACGGGAATGGAGTCGAGCTGCTTGTCGATAACTTCGACACGATACGGGAGGCGAACGAGTTCATGGCTTCTCGGCTGTTTGCGGAAAATCCCATCGGCACAGAATTTGATCCTCAAGACCTGGTTCAGCGGTTGGAACTaggagagagcgagagttCGTTGAAGAAAAGAGTCGAGATTGGACCTCGTAATGCATTGGGTTGCTGA
- a CDS encoding Alpha beta hydrolase family, which translates to MDNISLIAVTAFTTFCFLLVAYYSLYPIDPQIIPSPLHIIASLPEEEVQKLPYQPNCFPGARDVETEYGFIRVYEWGPETGPKVVLIHGMSTCTMTLGPIAEALVSRGCRVLLFDLFGRGYSDGVGDLPYDIRLYTTQVLLVLASSPLSWTGSNSLRVIGYSLGGAIAASFTVTFPHMVSSLILLAPAGLIRSTDLGLTFWFLFKSGLVPKRVLHTLMRGQLRSTANSGRIEEQHCFHQKNEEKPTDLGTTSQSVNKQSLQERTAAYMPWIVAHHRGFVPAFTSCARFSPLTNQQRVWRALGKRKMGSTAVIIGDADEFVNAAWYEKNGLPLLGGKEHVVWKVLPGSHDFVMTAPELIMREIDVLWGLPA; encoded by the exons ATGGACAACATTTCATTGATTGCAGTCACGGCCTTCACAACATTCTGCTTCCTTCTCGTTGCATATTATAGCCTGTATCCAATCGATCCGCAAatcatcccctcccctcttcaCATCATTGCTTCTCTCCCCGAAGAAGAGGTTCAAAAGCTACCTTACCAACCCAACTGTTTCCCAGGTGCCCGTGACGTGGAGACCGAA TACGGCTTCATCCGCGTCTACGAATGGGGACCAGAGACAGGGCCAAAAGTCGTTCTGATCCATGGCATGTCCACTTGTACAATGACCCTGGGGCCTATAGCTGAAGCTCTAGTCTCACGAGGTTGTCGGGTTTTACTTTTCGACCTCTTTGGCCGGGGGTATTcagatggcgtcggcgaccttCCTTACGACATCCGCCTTTACACGACCCAGGTTCTGCTCGTGCTGGCTTCTTCTCCACTTTCATGGACAGGTTCCAACTCTTTAAGAGTGATTGGTTATTCACTCGGTGGAGCTATCGCTGCCTCTTTTACCGTTACCTTTCCTCACATGGTCTCAAGCCTGATTCTGCTCGCTCCAGCTGGACTCATCCGCTCAACCGATTTAGGTTTAACCTTCTGGTTCTTATTCAAGTCAGGTCTCGTACCAAAGCGTGTATTGCATACCTTGATGCGTGGTCAATTGCGAAGCACTGCAAACAGCGGTCGGATAGAAGAGCAACATTGCTTCCATCAGAAGAATGAAGAAAAACCTACCGATCTCGGGACCACCAGTCAAAGCGTCAACAAGCAATCACTTCAAGAGCGAACGGCCGCGTATATGCCATGGATAGTGGCGCATCACCGCGGCTTCGTCCCCGCCTTTACGTCCTGTGCGCGAttctcgccgttgacgaaTCAGCAGCGGGTCTGGCGTGCGCTAGGGAAGCGAAAGATGGGCAGCACAGCGGTGATAATTGGTGATGCAGACGAATTTGTCAACGCTGCATGGTACGAGAAGAATGGGCTGCCACTGCTCGGAGGCAAAGAGCATGTAGTGTGGAAGGTCTTGCCTGGCAGCCACGACTTTGTGATGACTGCGCCAGAGCTAATCATGCGTGAGATCGATGTGCTCTGGGGGTTGCCTGCGTAG
- a CDS encoding Short chain dehydrogenase produces the protein MQLPTFALLTSMMLATVSAVNYKTNSVTAVCVNGNTLFCSAGDGNGGTCGNNIPDGFDETATKANEAVFTRWFGGLRGGDEQVP, from the exons ATGCAACTCCCTACATTCGCTCTTCTTACAAGCATGATGCTTGCTACAGTCTCTGCTGTTAACTACAAGACAAACAGCGTCACCGCCGTCTGCGTAAACGGCAACACACTCTTCTGCAGCGCTGGCGATGGCAACGGAGGCACCTGTGGGAATAACATACCGGATGGGTTTGATGAAACGGCTACCAAAGCCAACGAAGCT GTGTTCACACGCTGGTTTGGAGGTctgagggggggggacgaaCAGGTTCCATAG
- a CDS encoding SNF2 family domain-containing protein: MRPIEALERGVATAYQFTGMGHTISTLGGSPPPPQCYRSPYELSHPHLDLLGRSSTHPLHELDPMTVKADATAPVSAEKRQLCATYDGDAAQNRRKKARFSPPPAEPDDAASALSPLTEWLSMAMDVPDTSQASSAWEYRNSGPSIDEASNRPASWQANDVSSGTIDDWSFGQTDPGSFGIPFGQVGHENEIKVDLDSNGGVDWAGHDFSLAMDATPTMVVTPAMDFSFQPNEPKTPDVQPTLRSTATPDPAHIFPAHSGKATTANTAEQIQHHGLDAHYETCFGVVRKLKVHTSVTTSFTRKQDTTPVPVRLTPSESLLKFYFKDSDKYAGIVTEPALNKILMEFETKLDATLSTPVAPRAPPTTASGKKENPEKYRPNSHSSLRIIVYGSMEDSSDIGKLLSDAGLYLQHPSANECDMNAEYFNPHYLVRPGSCMPRLDELEISPSDAATASAGCLDETSKSRLMRIFDCADDDGVIPTAEPSPRLRSALKQCQLTALAMMSERECGQVEKPQFPSIWERSTLLDGTSTYRHKITGRTDSNPHVARGGILADEMGLGKTLSILSLICWSIDSINNDKAKDNNEQSSSTLIVTPKSVISVWEKEIRRHIYPDQIRVAVYHGSGRQVVGSNFRNNDIILTTYETLRAEFPDKGPLFVENWSRVVLDEAHHIGNRSTMKFRAACGIQARRRWCLTGTPIHNSLDNYGALLSFVGVSPFVEKSQFDLWIANPIKDKRRNSWSKLQLLVRCTSLRRTKQTTDQTLNLPTREEKIEHIDLHQYERELYEFFRQQTATIAAGFWRQGFNNQSPAYRRDKNMLSLINLLRLVCNHEDLLPSSAISAWRAKKSDAVDWRLMESSTETCVICQAGLEEALEQSSESTLQCGHSLCAMCALEREDSDAADMSDLCPRCSAGATMGTDAITPCSAGAENSSSSKIEALLRNLRLEQAANRQGSDIPPTKSVVFSYWTKMLDLTQMALHSNGFSFQRIDGQMPLRSRSTAIHDFAEDPSCTVLLATIGSAAEGIDLTAASFVHVMEPHWNPMVEAQAIARVHRIGQTRPVMATRYVTRNSIEEYVRWIQEDKFRLIARSLNSDDVWQKDVDNERWKKLNHFLGKRDGLSESDYVNAW, from the exons ATGCGGCCCATCGAGGCTTTGGAGCGTGGTGTTGCCACAGCCTATCAGTTCACCGGGATGGGCCACACCATATCGACACTTGGCGgctcaccaccacca CCTCAATGCTACCGATCGCCATATGAGCTTTCCCATCCGcaccttgacctcctcggccgctcATCCACTCATCCTCTTCATGAACTCGATCCCATGACAGTCAAGGCTGATGCTACGGCTCCGGTTTCGGCCGAGAAGCGACAACTGTGTGCTACCTATGATGGCGATGCCGCTCAGAacaggaggaagaaggcccGGTTTtctcctccgccggcggAGCCTGATGATGCAGCATCCGCGCTGTCGCCTCTAACAGAATGGTTGAGCATGGCCATGGATGTTCCGGATACCAGTCAGGCAAGCTCGGCCTGGGAATACCGCAATTCTGGCCCATCCATCGATGAAGCATCTAATCGACCTGCCAGCTGGCAAGCCAACGATGTGTCGAGTGGAACTATTGACGATTGGAGCTTCGGACAGACAGATCCTGGCAGCTTTGGAATACCCTTTGGACAAGTTGGACACGAAAATGAGATCAAGGTGGATTTGGACAGTAATGGAGGAGTGGACTGGGCCGGTCACGACTTTTCATTGGCAATGGACGCTACACCTACGATGGTTGTTACACCAGCGATGGACTTTTCTTTTCAGCCAAACGAGCCGAAAACCCCTGACGTACAACCGACTCTACGATCAACTGCGACTCCTGACCCAGCACATATCTTCCCGGCTCATTCTG GCAAAGCCACAACAGCAAACACTGCTGAACAAATCCAGCACCACGGGCTAGATGCCCATTATGAAACATGCTTTGGAGTCGTAA GGAAACTTAAGGTCCACACCAGCGTAACGACGTCCTTTACTCGAAAGCAGGACACAACGCCCGTCCCCGTTCGTTTGACGCCATCCGAAAGCCTCTTGAAGTTCTACTTTAAAGACTCGGACAAATACGCAGGTATCGTCACCGAACCTGCGTTGAACAAGATACTGATGGAATTCGAAACAAAACTCGACGCGACGCTAAGCACGCCCGTGGCACCAAGAGCTCCGCCGACGACAGCTTCTGGGAAAAAGGAAAATCCTGAAAAGTACCGCCCGAACTCGCATTCCTCACTTCGTATCATAGTTTACGGATCTATGGAAGATTCCTCGGATATTGGAAAGTTGTTGTCCGATGCAGGCTTGTACCTCCAACACCCGTCAGCTAATGAGTGCGACATGAATGCCGAGTACTTCAACCCGCACTATCTTGTGCGCCCAGGCTCTTGCATGCCGCGGCTAGATGAGCTAGAGATATCTCCCAGTGACGCAGCTACAGCATCTGCAGGCTGTCTTGACGAGACGAGCAAGAGTCGACTAATGCGTATCTTCGACTGCGCagacgatgacggtgtcATCCCCACAGCAGAACCCAGTCCTCGACTTCGTTCAGCTCTGAAACA ATGTCAACTGACTGCCCTTGCCATGATGAGCGAAAGGGAATGTGGACAAGTCGAGAAGCCCCAGTTTCCATCGATCTGGGAAAGATCCACTCTCCTCGACGGTACTTCGAC CTATCGACATAAAATCACAGGAAGAACGGACAGCAATCCGCATGTCGCACGCGGAGGCATCCTTGCTGAT GAAATGGGCCTTGGGAAGACATTGAGCATTCTTTCCCTCATTTGCTGGTCAATTGATTCAATCAACAACGACAAGGCAAAGGACAACAACGAACAGTCTTCCTCAACACTTATTGTGACGCCCAAGTCAG TAATTTCCGTATGGGAGAAAGAGATTCGAAG GCACATATACCCAGACCAAATCCGAGTCGCCGTCTACCATGGCTCTGGTCGACAGGTCGTGGGGTCGAACTTTCGAAACAACGATATCATCTTGACAACTTACGAAACACTGAGGGCTGAGTTTCCTGATAAAGGACCCCTCTTCGTTGAAAATTGGTCTCGCGTCGTACTTGACGAAG CACATCATATCGGAAATCGATCCACCATGAAGTTCAGAGCAGCCTGTGGGATTCAAGCGCGACGGCGTTGGTGTCTTACAGGAACTCCCATTCACAACTCCCTCGACAACTATGGCGCATTATTGAGCTTCGTTGGAGTTTCGCCCTTTGTCGAGAAATCCCAGTTTGACTTGTGGATAGCAAATCCGATTAAAGACAAACGACGAAATAGCTGGAGCAAGCTTCAGTTGCTCGTACGATGCACGAGTTTGCGACGAACGAAACAAACCACGGACCAGACGTTGAATCTCCCAACTCGTGAGGAAAAGATCGAGCATATTGACTTGCATCAGTACGAACGCGAACTATACGAGTTCTTCAGACAGCAGACAGCTACGATAGCTGCTGGTTTCTGGAGGCAAGGATTCAACAATCAATCACCTGCATACCGGAGAGACAAGAACATGCTATCACTTATCAACCTTCTTCGACTCGTATGCAATCACGAAGACCTGCTACCTTCCTCTGCGATAAGCGCGTGGAGAGCAAAGAAAAGCGATGCTGTCGATTGGCGATTGATGGAATCATCCACAGAGACTTGCGTAATCTGCCAGGCAGGCCTTGAAGAAGCCCTAGAACAATCCTCCGAGTCTACGTTGCAATGCGGTCACTCGCTTTGCGCAATGTGTGCTTTGGAGAGGGAGGACAGTGATGCAGCGGACATGAGCGACTTGTGTCCTAGATGTTCCGCTGGAGCAACAATGGGAACTGACGCCATTACCCCATGTTCTGCAGGGGCTGAAAATTCATCGTCAAGCAAGATAGAGGCCTTGCTAAGAAATCTTCGTCTGGAACAGGCGGCAAACCGGCAGGGGAGTGATATTCCTCCCACGAAAAG TGTCGTTTTTAGCTACTGGACGAAGATGCTTGACCTGACCCAGATGGCTTTGCATTCTAATGGCTTCTCTTTTCAACGAATCGACGGCCAGATGCCTTTACGAAGTAGAAGCACCGCGATCCACGATTTTGCCGAGGACCCGAGCTGCACTGTGTTGCTTGCAACCATTGGTAGTGCTGCTGAAGG CATTGACCTGACGGCGGCAAGCTTTGTACATGTTATGGAGCCACACTGGAATCCCATGGTAGAAGCACAAGCCATTGCTCGAGTGCACAGAATCGGACAAACACGCCCCGTCATGGCTACCAGATACGTGACTCGCAATTCCATCGAAGAG TACGTCCGATGGATTCAGGAAGACAAATTTAGGCTTATAGCTCGGTCTCTAAACTCAGACGACGTTTGGCAGAAAGACGTGGACAACGAAAGATGGAAG AAACTGAATCATTTCCTTGGAAAGCGTGATGGTCTAAGTGAATCAGACTATGTCAACGCATGGTGA
- a CDS encoding Nacht domain protein yields the protein MGDTYDPAQHAFKSAIHEFKSNLKNEELYRQILETTSIDQVYDATDSLQKEQAKKGHLRNLSKIDVYLSRLREYAGVVEVFVQVQPDILALIWGPIKLILQWANVLKQSFDAIVNTLEEIGILLPEFTEMSRIFEDNDRVKEVLVLFFKDILDFYLITLQFFSSSRLKFVFEMLWPSRREKIKMVGDLIKRHTLLMRNKVRLEEIREAHNSRRRDLEHLQLTERVFTQQEYNSVRVHVSPRSYDEDLYRLSESICPRTGRWLFQDKFFQEWINSTASVFKILWLKGIPGSGKTFLAATIINHAKALKSKVLGHNATLFVFLSYKESHTTALSVIHSLIFQLTDDSGTLQTALCQSSRQNMRSSLEVAVGLLESLLRCAGFTFIVVDGIDEIEEVERVALLKRLLQILKSCEGCRILLSSRPESDITAILKDHTVDIEVNKRNSGSVQAYVNNRMAEWFQVKAFDPEFQRGIEGSLAKLAHTANGMFLYARVIFAIIWEIDTLEELRSLLRSPPATLNDAYGRIFDRINQSTNVLLKSKARRILGWVCCAPSPLTRREIEHALIVNSGDIEGEARVVSVLDVVRVCGPMVEVVDDYVQFVHFTAKEYILHNKTLDHITLLDATLSLTTCCITYLCQAHHNEELSREDIGENLLSGAYRLHDFAALFWFELLKQFLILNKTDKLPDDLVDGLESLYDERYDAGHQANAESQDIKAEFDIFGPKLAPLQQMLNNVSGFQMTVANSDYHLGQETRWIHLDPLTNSRISTGIYAQLDRLLCPTAYHERGCACSTIRQNYGPRVFKCGFLRCQSRRHGFKTRSERNSHERHHEQPWKCDVPGCEYSDTGFLTRKWRDYHLQSDHRPEKKATVGVLGDPDEDEIQPLLFDLVGTDNVEAVRALLPRFESLPNSVKDELYVQAAISGSSSMLDLIWPTLWERGKGINDDLSRIATFIAAIRAGNFNSSTWLVAKLRAHASSLHQWSRIYYCGRILAAVVTSESKEMYDNWKAAILSCAIDGIDNREAMRYVSDFTGSLVNVASTTCSVDLARTLLDAGAEVDFRRSSKYLTPLHCAARKSTEEAARLMEFLLHRGADPNTSSKHRKLEDEEGIRQISRWLGYSWDELVEKTMANRKATEN from the exons ATGGGAGACACGTACGATCCGGCGCAACATGCGTTCAAGAGCGCAATACACGAATTCAAGTCCAACTTGAAGAATGAGGAGCTGTACCGCCAAATACTGGAAACCACCTCCATCGACCAGGTGTATGATGCCACAGACAGCCTTCAGAAGGAGCAAGCGAAGAAGGGGCACCTCCGCAACCTGTCCAAGATTGATGTCTACCTCAGTCGACTAAGGGAGTATGCCGGCGTGGTGGAGGTCTTTGTTCAGGTCCAGCCGGACATACTGGCGCTCATTTGGGGCCCAATCAAGCTGATCCTCCAGTGGGCAAATGTATTGAAACAGTCATTTGATGCCATTGTCAACACCCTAGAGGAGATTGGCATCCTGCTCCCGGAATTCACGGAGATGAGCAGGATCTTTGAAGACAATGATCGGGTCAAAGAAGTCCTcgttctcttcttcaaggaCATTCTCGACTTCTATCTGATCACACTACAGTTTTTCAGTTCGTCAC GGTTGAAGTTTGTTTTCGAAATGCTCTGGCCAAGTCGCCGCGAGAAGATCAAAATGGTCGGCGATCTCATCAAGCGACACACACTTCTCATGCGAAACAAAGTTCGGTTGGAAGAAATCCGAGAGGCACACAATTCCAGGCGCCGGGATCTGGAGCATTTACAGTTGACTGAGAGGGTTTTCACACAACAGGAATACAACAGTGTCCGAGTGCATGTTTCGCCCAGAAGCTACGACGAAGATCTGTATCGGTTATCAGAGAGCATATGCCCAAGGACAGGAAGGTGGCTGTTCCAGGACAAATTTTTCCAGGAGTGGATAAACTCCACGGCCTCTGTATTCAAGATTTTGTGGCTCAAAGGGATTCCGGGATCCG GGAAAACGTTTCTTGCCGCTACGATCATCAACCACGCCAAGGCACTCAAGTCGAAGGTCTTGGGACATAATGCAACACTGTTTGTTTTCCTCAGCTATAAGGAATCCCATACAACCGCCCTTTCAGTCATCCACTCTTTGATATTCCAGCTCACCGATGACTCTGGAACCCTACAAACAGCGCTTTGCCAATCCAGCAGGCAAAACATGAGGAGCAGCCTTGAGGTTGCAGTAGGACTTCTCGAATCCTTACTCAGATGTGCTGGGTTCACATTCATTGTTGTTGACGGTATTGACGAGATCGAAGAGGTGGAACGCGTTGCATTGTTGAAGCGACTACTACAAATTCTCAAGAGTTGCGAAGGTTGTCGGATTCTTCTCAGCAGCCGTCCAGAATCCGATATAACGGCCATTCTCAAAGATCATACTGTCGACATTGAGGTCAATAAGAGAAACTCCGGAAGCGTTCAGGCATACGTCAACAACCGCATGGCTGAGTGGTTTCAAGTAAAGGCCTTCGATCCCGAATTCCAAAGAGGCATCGAAGGCTCATTGGCAAAACTCGCACACACTGCAAACG GGATGTTCCTTTATGCACGAGTAATCTTTGCGATCATATGGGAAATCGACACTCTGGAAGAGCTTCGTAGTTTGCTCAGATCCCCTCCAGCGACACTGAACGATGC GTACGGAAGAATCTTTGACAGGATCAACCAATCAACAAACGTCTTGTTGAAGAGCAAAGCTCGAAGAATATTAGGGTGGGTATGTTGCGCTCCATCGCCTCTTACCAGGCGGGAGATTGAACACGCCTTGATTGTCAACTCGGGAGATATCGAAGGAGAGGCCAGAGTGGTCTCTGTCCTCGATGTCGTTCGAGTCTGTGGGCCCATGGTGGAGGTGGTTGACGACTACGTGCAGTTCGTTCACTTCACAGCCAAGGA GTACATCCTTCACAACAAGACACTCGATCACATCACGCTCCTGGATGCCACGCTAAGTTTGACTACCTGCTGCATAACGTATCTCTGTCAAGCGCATCACAATGAAGAGCTGTCAAGGGAAGATATCGGCGAAAACCTCCTTTCGGGAGCCTACAGACTCCACGACTTTGCCGCTTTGTTTTGGTTCGAGTTGCTCAAACAGTTTCTTATCTTGAACAAGACAGACAAGTTGCCAGACGACCTGGTGGACGGCTTAGAGAGTCTCTATGACGAACGATATGATGCGGGACATCAGGCCAACGCCGAAAGTCAGGACATAAAAGCAGAGTTCGATATCTTTGGTCCGAAGCTTGCTCCTTTGCAGCAAATGTTGAACAACGTATCTGGGTTTCAAATGACAGTTGCCAATTCTGACTATCATCTTGGCCAAG AGACACGTTGGATCCACTTGGACCCATTAACAAATTCTCGCATATCAACCGGCATCTACGCTCAACTGGATCGTCTTCTCTGCCCAACAGCCTACCACGAGCGCGGTTGTGCATGTTCAACCATCCGGCAAAACTACGGGCCAAGAGTTTTCAAGTGCGGTTTCCTACGCTGCCAGTCACGTCGTCATGGCTTCAAAACGAGGTCCGAACGAAATTCTCATGAGAGGCATCACGAGCAACCGTGGAAATGCGATGTCCCTGGCTGCGAGTACTCGGACACTGGGTTTCTTACGCGCAAATGGAGAGATTACCATCTACAGAGCGACCATCGGCCGGAAAAGAAAGCAACAGTCGGTGTGCTTGGCGATCCAGACGAAGATGAAATTCAGCCTCTGTTGTTTGATCTAGTAGGGACTGACAACGTGGAGGCTGTAAGAGCGCTCTTACCCCGATTCGAGAGTCTTCCAAATTCAGTGAAAGACGAGTTATACGTCCAGGCAGCTATATCTGGATCATCGTCAATGCTCGATTTGATTTGGCCCACTCTGTGGGAACGTGGCAAGGGCATTAATGACGACCTCTCTCGCATAGCGACTTTCATCGCGGCTATCAGAGCGGGAAATTTCAATTCCTCGACATGGTTGGTTGCCAAACTCCGAGCTCACGCTTCATCCCTACATCAATGGAGTAGAATTTATTATTGTGGGAGAATCCTTGCTGCGGTCGTGACTTCTGAATCGAAGGAAATGTATGACAACTGGAAAGCAGCCATCTTGTCTTGTGCTATAGATGGCATTGATAACAGGGAAGCAATGCGATATGTGAGCGACTTTACGGGAAG TTTAGTCAACGTTGCAAGCACGACTTGCTCGGTTGACCTGGCACGGACACTCCTGGACGCTGGGGCTGAAGTTGACTTCAGACGGAGCAGCAAGTACCTCACACCGCTACACTGCGCAGCAAGGAAGAGCACAGAAGAGGCAGCTAGGCTTATGGAGTTCCTCCTCCATCGCGGGGCCGATCCCAATACCTCTTCCAAACACCGCAAGcttgaggatgaggaaggaATAAGGCAAATTTCAAGGTGGCTGGGCTATTCTTGGGACGAACTTGTCGAGAAGACAATGGCGAACCGTAAAGCAACGGAGAATTGA